One Streptomyces sp. SAI-135 DNA segment encodes these proteins:
- a CDS encoding NAD(P)H-dependent oxidoreductase, translated as MSVRILALVGSLRAGSHNRQLAEAAVKHAPEGAEVVLYEGLAEIPFYNEDIDVEGSVPAAAAKLREAAQAADAFLLFSPEYNGTIPAVLKNAIDWLSRPYGAGAFGGKPVAVVGTAFGQFGGVWAQDETRKAVGIAGGKVLEDVKLSIPGSVVRFAETHPADDAEVAAQLTEVVAQLHSNSGEVAAA; from the coding sequence ATGTCTGTTCGCATCCTTGCGCTCGTCGGATCCCTCCGCGCCGGTTCGCACAACCGTCAGCTCGCCGAGGCGGCCGTCAAGCACGCCCCCGAGGGCGCAGAGGTCGTGCTCTACGAGGGCCTCGCCGAGATCCCCTTCTACAACGAGGACATCGACGTCGAGGGCAGCGTCCCCGCGGCCGCCGCGAAGCTGCGCGAGGCCGCGCAGGCCGCCGACGCGTTCCTGCTCTTCTCCCCCGAGTACAACGGCACCATCCCCGCCGTCCTGAAGAACGCCATCGACTGGCTGTCGCGTCCCTACGGCGCCGGCGCCTTCGGCGGCAAGCCGGTCGCCGTGGTCGGCACCGCGTTCGGCCAGTTCGGCGGTGTGTGGGCGCAGGACGAGACCCGCAAGGCCGTGGGCATCGCCGGCGGCAAGGTCCTCGAGGACGTCAAGCTGTCCATCCCGGGCTCCGTGGTGCGCTTCGCCGAGACCCACCCGGCCGACGACGCCGAGGTCGCCGCCCAGCTGACCGAGGTCGTCGCGCAGCTGCACAGCAACTCGGGCGAGGTCGCCGCGGCCTGA
- a CDS encoding helix-turn-helix domain-containing protein yields MLYAGFMSATVPPFPTPQEPFDKPQLLKVGSAPDDPCLRADAARNRARLLEAATRLIAEHGVAGVTMEAVASAAGVGKGTVFRRFGDRTGLLMALLDHSARTLQADFLGGPPPLGPGAPPADRLRALGTALLYRHAEQLDLLLAAQSEPTRRHSHPTAGALHMHTAMLLRQSVPGADCELLAHTLMAYLDPALIHHLTRQRGMPLERLEAGWNDLVARVTGTDPLR; encoded by the coding sequence ATGCTTTACGCTGGCTTCATGTCCGCGACAGTGCCGCCGTTCCCGACGCCTCAGGAGCCCTTCGACAAGCCCCAGCTCCTGAAGGTCGGCTCCGCCCCCGACGATCCCTGCCTCCGCGCCGACGCGGCCCGCAACCGCGCCCGTCTGCTGGAGGCCGCGACCCGGCTGATCGCGGAGCACGGCGTGGCGGGAGTCACCATGGAGGCGGTGGCCTCGGCGGCCGGCGTCGGCAAGGGCACGGTCTTCAGGCGCTTCGGCGACCGCACCGGACTGCTCATGGCGCTCCTCGATCACTCCGCGCGCACGCTCCAGGCGGACTTCCTCGGCGGCCCGCCGCCGCTGGGTCCCGGCGCCCCTCCGGCCGACCGGCTGCGGGCGCTCGGCACGGCCCTGCTGTACCGCCACGCCGAGCAGCTGGACCTGCTGCTCGCCGCGCAGTCCGAGCCGACCCGCCGCCACTCCCACCCCACGGCCGGCGCACTGCACATGCACACCGCCATGCTGCTGCGGCAGAGCGTCCCGGGCGCCGACTGCGAGCTCCTGGCCCACACGCTCATGGCGTACCTCGACCCGGCCCTCATCCACCACCTCACCCGGCAGCGCGGAATGCCGCTGGAGCGCCTGGAAGCCGGCTGGAACGACCTCGTCGCCCGGGTGACCGGCACCGATCCGCTGCGCTGA
- a CDS encoding LacI family DNA-binding transcriptional regulator, with protein MTIVMVQIQNTSASSVTRPVPTSADVARVAGVSRATVSYVLNNTSAVRISEPTRRRVHAAAKELGYVPHAAARSLRAGHSRMVLMPAPSIPVGPLYSQFISELQGALGRLDYTVVQYGSVGLQGDEAARAWAELRPVAVLVPGAGLGPQGVALLRRSGARAVVTLGPEAVEGAHALLMDHAGVGHGAAAHLYARGRRRIGVVVPEETGLEAFSLPRLAGVRRALHGTDATLTELPLAFEEQSAAKLAARWRELGLDAVFAYNDEYAMLLMRALQDEGVRIPEDTAVVGADDLLLGRLLRPRLSTVHIELPSGRDLAELVDRAVREPGAATETHTVLGATVVHRDSS; from the coding sequence ATGACGATCGTCATGGTGCAGATACAGAACACGTCCGCGTCCTCCGTCACGCGCCCGGTTCCCACGAGCGCCGATGTGGCCCGCGTGGCCGGCGTCTCGCGCGCGACCGTCTCCTACGTCCTCAACAACACCAGCGCCGTCCGGATCAGCGAGCCTACGCGCCGCCGTGTCCACGCGGCCGCGAAGGAGCTCGGGTACGTCCCGCACGCGGCCGCCCGCAGCCTGCGGGCCGGCCACAGCCGGATGGTCCTGATGCCCGCCCCGTCCATCCCGGTCGGCCCGCTCTACAGCCAGTTCATCAGCGAACTCCAGGGTGCCCTGGGCCGGTTGGACTACACCGTCGTGCAGTACGGCAGTGTCGGCCTCCAGGGCGACGAGGCGGCCCGCGCCTGGGCCGAGCTGCGTCCCGTCGCCGTCCTGGTGCCCGGCGCGGGACTCGGCCCCCAGGGCGTCGCCCTGCTCCGCCGCTCCGGTGCCCGCGCGGTGGTCACCCTCGGCCCCGAGGCGGTCGAGGGAGCCCACGCCCTGCTCATGGACCACGCGGGCGTCGGCCACGGCGCCGCCGCCCACCTGTACGCCCGCGGCCGGCGCCGCATCGGCGTCGTGGTGCCCGAGGAGACGGGTCTGGAGGCCTTCTCGCTGCCCCGTCTGGCCGGTGTGCGCAGGGCCCTGCACGGCACGGACGCCACCCTGACGGAGCTGCCCCTCGCCTTCGAGGAGCAGTCCGCCGCCAAGCTCGCCGCCCGCTGGCGGGAGCTCGGTCTGGACGCCGTGTTCGCGTACAACGACGAATACGCGATGCTGTTAATGCGGGCCCTCCAAGACGAGGGCGTGCGCATACCGGAGGACACGGCGGTGGTCGGTGCCGACGACCTGCTCCTCGGGCGGCTGCTGCGGCCCCGGCTGAGCACGGTCCACATCGAGCTCCCGTCCGGCCGTGACCTCGCCGAACTGGTCGACCGCGCGGTGCGTGAACCGGGCGCCGCGACCGAGACGCACACGGTGCTGGGTGCCACGGTCGTGCACCGCGACTCCAGCTGA
- a CDS encoding 4-hydroxybenzoate 3-monooxygenase, producing MRTTVGIIGAGPAGLLLARLLHLAGIDCVVLESRTREYVEHRQRAGMLEQGTVDALRACGAAGRLDAEGLVHQGIELRFAGERHHLDFPALTGGRTVTVYAQTEIVKDLVALQLAEGPPLLFEAEALAVEKPQSEAPVVRFRHQGREQTLTCDWVAGCDGFHGISRAAFPTATSRTYEHDYPYSWLGILADVAPSCDELIYARGERGFALHSMRSPSVSRLYLQVPNGTDADDWSDERIWDELAARFAIDADWTLARGPITAKSVTPMRSHVHEPMRHGRLLLAGDAAHIVPPTGAKGLNLAVSDVSVLARALTEACRAGSTQLIDRYSQLCLSRVWQATRFSDDMTRMLHAQPNGDAFESRMQLTRLRRITASRHAAAELAANYTGLPLPV from the coding sequence ATGCGCACCACGGTCGGGATCATCGGCGCCGGCCCCGCCGGACTGCTCCTCGCCCGCCTGCTGCACCTGGCCGGCATCGACTGCGTGGTCCTGGAGAGCAGGACACGGGAGTACGTGGAGCACCGCCAGCGCGCCGGAATGCTGGAGCAGGGCACGGTCGACGCCCTGCGCGCCTGCGGTGCCGCCGGGCGCCTGGACGCGGAGGGGCTGGTCCACCAGGGGATCGAGCTGCGGTTCGCGGGGGAGCGGCACCACCTCGACTTCCCCGCTCTCACCGGCGGCCGTACGGTCACCGTCTACGCCCAGACCGAGATCGTGAAGGACCTCGTCGCGCTCCAACTGGCCGAGGGGCCGCCGCTGCTGTTCGAGGCGGAGGCCCTGGCGGTCGAGAAGCCGCAGAGCGAGGCCCCTGTCGTGCGGTTCCGTCACCAAGGCCGCGAGCAGACGCTGACCTGCGACTGGGTCGCCGGCTGCGACGGCTTCCACGGCATCTCCCGCGCGGCCTTCCCGACGGCGACGAGCAGGACGTACGAACACGACTACCCGTACTCCTGGCTCGGGATCCTCGCCGATGTCGCCCCGTCCTGCGACGAGTTGATCTACGCCCGCGGGGAGCGCGGATTCGCCCTGCACAGCATGCGCTCGCCCTCGGTCTCCCGGCTCTACCTCCAGGTCCCCAACGGCACCGACGCCGACGACTGGTCCGACGAGCGGATCTGGGACGAGCTCGCCGCCCGCTTCGCGATCGACGCCGACTGGACCCTCGCCAGGGGCCCGATCACCGCCAAGTCCGTGACCCCGATGCGCAGTCACGTCCACGAGCCGATGCGCCACGGCCGCCTGCTGCTCGCCGGGGACGCCGCCCACATCGTGCCGCCGACCGGGGCCAAGGGGCTCAACCTCGCCGTGTCGGACGTGTCCGTGCTCGCCCGGGCGCTGACCGAGGCGTGCCGCGCAGGATCGACACAACTGATCGACAGGTATTCACAGTTGTGCCTTTCTCGTGTGTGGCAGGCCACCCGTTTCTCGGATGACATGACTAGGATGTTGCATGCTCAACCAAATGGGGATGCGTTCGAGAGCCGGATGCAGCTCACCCGGCTGCGCCGCATCACCGCATCCCGCCATGCGGCCGCCGAACTGGCCGCGAACTACACGGGACTACCGCTCCCCGTGTGA